One part of the Nitrosopumilus sp. genome encodes these proteins:
- a CDS encoding tautomerase family protein, with the protein MPLITVSMYPGRTQEQKDEYAKAITKSAVEILKTKENHVIVVFEDNPKENWFLAGNQL; encoded by the coding sequence ATGCCGTTGATTACAGTTTCAATGTATCCTGGTAGAACGCAGGAACAAAAAGACGAGTATGCAAAAGCAATAACAAAGTCTGCAGTAGAGATTCTAAAAACAAAAGAGAATCATGTTATTGTTGTTTTTGAAGACAATCCTAAAGAAAATTGGTTTCTAGCGGGAAACCAACTTTAA
- a CDS encoding peptidase has product MKILASIIVICIIFSFAIIPNVFGHGLGGEVLPPIIIDNKQASLSISITPSVFDENPEKYISLRLFDSNTDAIIEHVTFEFELKKDGKQIFKDIFHDELGNLNIKVLTDNSNDITIEGIKEPVLGGWMKSDSNPLTLRGPAFTSGGLYEYTVKILSINSDSNIINEEIILDGGISIAQTNYFNVNDYLNEEKTLQVISYFDTINNFNFESNTIEFSMPFDWNQDLEQLSVVHQEIRVPNTFGDFLSTRYDSTVNGILLPDESVTIDDYSFEDRTIHIVVNQELIKQIQNEAIQISDTIMNFHLRPSEIVKFPLEFVTPDLRYKVFLSWEPEIIHTEDEITFFVAFEEIFSDKSKKLVEYDLSIIQKNNEIFSKHLAGNVNSEKPNSHKITFSDEQSGTANFVLSNIGGNSLSKGNFILVIQPPSDIQNDSSTIPEWIKNNAAWWSEGTIDDDSFIQGIQFLIKEGILQIPYTTQGSSSTSNQIPEWIKNNAAWWSEGTIDDDSFIQGIQFLIKEGILQITS; this is encoded by the coding sequence TTCACTTTCAATTAGTATAACGCCATCAGTTTTTGATGAAAATCCTGAAAAGTACATCTCACTTAGACTCTTTGATTCAAACACTGATGCAATAATTGAACATGTTACATTTGAATTTGAATTAAAAAAAGACGGGAAACAAATTTTCAAAGATATTTTTCATGATGAACTAGGAAATCTCAACATCAAAGTATTAACAGATAATTCAAACGATATTACAATAGAGGGAATCAAAGAACCAGTTTTGGGAGGTTGGATGAAAAGTGATTCTAATCCATTAACTCTTAGAGGTCCAGCTTTTACTTCTGGTGGATTGTATGAATATACTGTAAAAATTCTATCAATTAATTCTGATTCTAATATAATTAATGAAGAAATAATATTAGATGGTGGAATTAGCATTGCTCAAACAAATTATTTCAATGTAAATGATTACCTAAATGAAGAAAAAACACTCCAAGTAATATCTTATTTTGATACTATAAACAACTTTAATTTTGAATCAAATACAATAGAATTTTCAATGCCATTTGATTGGAATCAAGATCTTGAACAACTAAGTGTGGTTCATCAAGAAATTAGGGTGCCAAATACTTTTGGAGATTTTCTTTCAACAAGATATGATTCAACAGTCAATGGAATTCTACTACCAGATGAATCTGTAACAATTGATGATTATTCTTTTGAAGACAGGACAATCCACATAGTTGTAAATCAGGAATTAATCAAACAAATCCAAAATGAGGCAATACAGATATCTGACACAATAATGAATTTTCACCTACGACCAAGTGAAATTGTCAAATTTCCCCTAGAATTTGTAACTCCTGATTTAAGATACAAAGTATTTTTGTCATGGGAGCCTGAAATTATCCACACAGAAGACGAAATTACGTTTTTTGTTGCTTTTGAGGAGATTTTTTCAGATAAATCAAAAAAACTCGTAGAATATGATCTATCGATAATACAAAAAAATAACGAAATATTTTCAAAACATCTAGCAGGAAATGTAAATTCTGAAAAACCAAATTCACACAAAATCACATTTAGTGATGAACAATCTGGCACTGCAAATTTTGTTTTATCTAACATAGGCGGAAATTCATTATCTAAAGGAAATTTTATTCTAGTTATTCAACCACCTAGTGATATTCAAAATGATTCATCAACAATTCCAGAATGGATTAAAAATAACGCAGCATGGTGGTCTGAAGGTACAATTGATGACGACTCATTTATTCAAGGAATTCAGTTTCTCATAAAAGAAGGCATTTTGCAAATACCTTATACTACACAAGGTAGCAGTTCGACCTCAAATCAAATTCCAGAATGGATTAAAAATAACGCAGCATGGTGGTCTGAAGGTACAATTGATGACGACTCATTTATTCAAGGAATTCAGTTTCTCATAAAAGAAGGAATTTTACAAATAACAAGCTGA
- a CDS encoding rhomboid family intramembrane serine protease: MLPLRDENPHPPGFKPTVTYALIIINVIVFFIEVTFTGQFFDFTNQNAFNLFYNWGAVPSCVTGGTVVNVDFGAGPLRVSCPDAPYFSLLSSIFLHGGLMHLGGNMLFLWIFGDNIEHKFGKIKYLGIYLLWGILAGLIHIYGDASSPIPAVGASGAISGVLGAYLVIFPKARIQTFLMMGFFWRMMHIQARWFLPFWLVFQNLLPFFIGGFGVAGGGVAYLAHIGGFVVGLATGYLYKKTHSSEFTYGTRYGYRPDY; the protein is encoded by the coding sequence ATGCTTCCATTAAGAGATGAAAATCCACATCCACCAGGATTCAAACCAACTGTAACTTATGCATTAATCATAATCAATGTAATTGTATTTTTTATTGAAGTTACATTTACCGGTCAATTCTTTGACTTTACAAATCAGAATGCATTTAATTTATTCTACAACTGGGGTGCTGTTCCAAGTTGCGTTACTGGTGGAACTGTTGTAAACGTTGATTTTGGTGCAGGTCCACTACGTGTGTCTTGTCCTGACGCACCATATTTCTCGTTACTAAGTTCAATCTTTTTGCATGGAGGTTTGATGCATCTTGGAGGAAACATGTTGTTTTTGTGGATCTTCGGCGATAACATTGAACACAAATTTGGAAAAATAAAATATCTTGGAATTTATTTGCTGTGGGGAATTCTTGCAGGACTAATTCATATTTACGGTGATGCTAGCAGTCCAATTCCTGCAGTTGGCGCATCAGGTGCAATCTCTGGCGTACTAGGAGCTTATCTTGTGATTTTCCCAAAAGCTAGAATCCAGACATTTCTGATGATGGGGTTCTTTTGGAGAATGATGCATATCCAAGCAAGATGGTTCTTGCCATTTTGGTTAGTTTTCCAAAATCTGCTACCTTTTTTTATTGGCGGATTCGGCGTGGCTGGGGGAGGCGTAGCATATCTTGCTCACATTGGCGGATTTGTTGTAGGTCTGGCAACAGGATATCTCTACAAAAAGACTCACAGTTCAGAGTTTACTTATGGAACAAGATATGGTTACAGACCAGATTATTGA
- a CDS encoding peptidase codes for MTSKLLLIFTITLFIFGMTSTAFAHSAKVVGDFKIETGWKNEPPLVGMDNAIEITVSLAEESDKLIYDMIFFNKMDDSTDKATEKHLSGLADEIEVSVSAGGSKTFLLLEENKENLGVYHAKFIPTNTGIHTIHLYGIIKNLEFEMTSQIETVESSDSTQIPDWIRNNAKWWSDGSITDADFVKGIQFLAQQGIIQIEQTTESSVMSQEIPQWIRNNAAWWSDGSITDADFVKGIQFLAQQGIIKVS; via the coding sequence ATGACTTCTAAATTACTTCTTATTTTTACCATAACGCTTTTCATATTTGGAATGACCTCTACAGCATTTGCACATTCTGCAAAAGTTGTTGGGGATTTTAAAATTGAAACAGGTTGGAAGAATGAACCGCCCTTGGTGGGAATGGATAATGCAATAGAGATTACAGTGTCACTTGCAGAAGAATCTGATAAGCTGATCTATGATATGATTTTTTTTAATAAGATGGATGATTCTACAGACAAAGCAACTGAGAAGCATCTTTCAGGACTTGCAGATGAAATTGAAGTAAGTGTATCTGCGGGTGGATCAAAAACCTTTCTTTTACTAGAAGAGAATAAAGAAAATTTGGGCGTGTATCATGCCAAATTCATCCCTACCAATACAGGGATACACACAATTCATTTGTATGGGATTATAAAGAATCTAGAGTTTGAGATGACGTCCCAAATTGAGACAGTAGAAAGTTCTGACAGCACACAAATTCCTGACTGGATTCGAAACAACGCAAAGTGGTGGTCAGATGGATCAATAACTGATGCTGATTTTGTTAAAGGAATACAATTTTTAGCACAACAAGGAATTATTCAAATAGAACAAACAACAGAATCATCTGTCATGTCTCAAGAGATACCTCAATGGATTCGAAACAACGCAGCATGGTGGTCAGATGGATCAATAACTGATGCTGATTTTGTTAAAGGAATACAATTTTTAGCACAACAAGGTATAATCAAAGTCTCTTAA